The following proteins are encoded in a genomic region of Sesamum indicum cultivar Zhongzhi No. 13 linkage group LG8, S_indicum_v1.0, whole genome shotgun sequence:
- the LOC105168847 gene encoding uncharacterized protein LOC105168847 isoform X1, translating to MFHPRNTPRYRKSLMDCQHSCTSPLPRIWVIETLAHSNRVDTSLLLDLLEKTPEISDEFGNNARESVSLRILESFIVQGGPANPVSSASSKKIRLNPSDRCEDVLRLILTEMPPPHPKRAGPEIMKWDLQPFIEHKRSTLAKSALQQLKDAILTGSYCFLASLKGQSGLPVRNQPEHEAQVDDGDCNGMKQRLEGCRTNDIHLLNRDLADENLVPVNRKRKATSENAGGNSCQDHILSENGCETGILSVKKYKHDRGCSEQHVGGRLTSAGIDTQVADTVCLQDHGGDRCSSRRETHVEGMALDRPPEGDNSKSTSSNGLVGTDEVLPREKQIPHSDTEPNNKSEGEQEQANDKKGATGDKEGICDSKRTTEDVDKVQNTQRNILDVGEVEDISSDSDGKNDDRTAIATNNNASPGRLCAYSHDSLETTNLRDQNLSSDTSKRDKEERCSLGKETIVEVDGRNVPPGDGYIECISSKVLVGHDEVLPQKKHAACSGTEVPNENFEPSPDPDGENAEGDKNGSHGLTTANEDMDKFEQNVLLRNDQNVDEAVEDVNISSDSDGYYDERSNIDTKKRRFLSSQCTYSQDSLATTDWRELNLCMKCNKGGKLLVCSSNSCPLVIHESCFGSDATFDTKGKFYCPFCAYSQAISKYMEVKKKVSLARKDFATFICLGSPKEKKEPSQRSCRLKQDHLEQDDDFPESNELNKGDVVEKVSNCQHRKRLEFEQAGPSEHPGNSPHFGGKAVDSTNRLARTLSKDKQGGETTRQESQSPKVHGRNQRAARAIRKSRGESTSFQASRRPEVNEKQKHANTRSKKEVQCPPETDLPYENKSSPSSHSTDSEEIPEEENEDSSVSKYFIRVRKQEKQCSYPAIPQLRRKRLPWTSAEEETLKKGMRLYCSPYDKIIPWKKILEFGANVFEQSRTTMDLKDKWRNMCKGTPKSK from the exons ATGTTCCATCCAAGAAACACACCAAGATATCGCAAG TCTTTGATGGATTGCCAGCATTCCTGTACATCACCTCTTCCACGGATCTGGGTCATCGAGACACTAGCACACTCTAATCGAGTAGATACATCTCTTTTACTAG ATTTGCTTGAGAAGACGCCAGAAATATCTGATGAATTTGGTAATAATGCAAGAGAATCAGTGTCCTTGAGAATTTTAGAGAGTTTCATTGTTCAAGGTGGTCCTGCGAATCCTGTATCTTCTGCctcaagtaaaaaaattagattaaatccATCTGACCGTTGTGAGGATGTCCTCCGACTAATATTAACCGAG ATGCCTCCACCCCATCCTAAACGTGCTGGACCAGAGATAATGAAGTGGGATCTTCAGCCTTTTATAGAGCATAAAAGATCTACCTTGGCTAAATCTGCTCTACAACAG CTAAAGGATGCAATTCTGACAGGAAGCTATTGTTTTCTTGCATCTTTGAAAGGACAAAGTGGTTTGCCAGTTAGAAATCAACCTGAGCATGAGGCCCAGGTGGATGATGGTGACTGCAATGGCATGAAACAGAGACTTGAAGGATGTCGTACAAATGATATTCACCTCTTGAATAGAGATTTGGCTGATGAAAACTTAGTACCAGTtaacaggaaaagaaaagcGACTAGTGAAAATGCAGGAGGAAACTCTTGTCAAGATCATATCCTGTCGGAGAATGGGTGTGAAACCGGTATATTATCCGTCAAGAAGTATAAGCATGACCGCGGTTGCAGTGAACAACATGTAGGTGGGAGATTAACATCAGCAGGTATAGATACACAAGTGGCAGATACAGTATGCCTGCAAGACCATGGAGGAGACAGATGCAGCTCCAGAAGAGAAACTCATGTTGAGGGAATGGCACTAGATAGACCTCCTGAGGGTGATAATAGTAAGAGTACTTCTTCTAATGGGCTTGTTGGTACTGATGAAGTTTTGCCTCGTGAAAAGCAGATTCCTCATTCTGACACTGAACCAAATAACAAATCTGAGGGGGAACAGGAGCAAGCCAATGACAAGAAGGGAGCAACAGGTGACAAGGAAGGCATTTGTGACTCCAAAAGAACTACCGAAGATGTGGATAAAGTGCAAAATACTCAAAGAAATATCCTCGATGTTGGTGAAGTTGAAGATATTTCTAGTGATAGTGATGGGAAGAATGATGACAGGACTGCTATTGCTACAAACAATAATGCTTCTCCAGGTCGTCTGTGTGCATACAGCCATGATTCCCTGGAAACAACCAATCTGAGAGATCAAAATCTGTCTTCAGATACAAGTAAAAGGGACAAGGAAGAAAGGTGCAGCTTAGGAAAAGAGACTATTGTAGAGGTTGATGGACGAAATGTACCTCCTGGAGATGGTTATATTGAGTGTATTTCATCAAAGGTTCTTGTTGGCCATGATGAAGTTTTGCCCCAAAAAAAGCATGCTGCTTGTAGTGGCACTGAAGTGCCAAACGAAAACTTTGAACCCAGTCCAGATCCTGATGGCGAGAATGCAGAAGGGGATAAGAACGGTTCCCATGGGCTCACAACTGCTAATGAAGACATGGATAAATTTGAGCAAAATGTTCTATTAAGAAATGACCAGAATGTCGATGAAGCTGTAGAAGATGTCAATATTTCTAGTGACAGTGATGGGTATTATGATGAGAGGTCTAATATTGATACAAAAAAGAGGAGATTTCTGAGCTCCCAGTGCACCTACAGTCAAGATTCTTTGGCAACAACTGATTGGAGAGAGCTAAATCTTTGCATGAAGTGTAATAAGGGTGGAAAATTACTGGTTTGTAGTTCTAACTCCTGCCCTTTAGTGATTCATGAGAGCTGTTTCGGTTCTGATGCAACCTTTGACACAAAGGGGAAATTCTACTGCCCTTTTTGTGCATATTCTCAAGCAATCTCAAAGTACATGGAAGTTAAGAAAAAGGTCTCCTTGGCGCGAAAGGACTTTGCAACTTTTATTTGCTTGGGGAgcccaaaagaaaagaaggaacCATCTCAGAGATCATGCAGGCTAAAGCAAGATCATTTGGAACAGGATGATGATTTTCCTGAAAGTAATGAACTTAACAAGGGAGATGTCGTAGAAAAGGTCAGTAATTGTCAACATAGGAAGAGATTGGAGTTTGAACAAGCAGGGCCTTCAGAACACCCTGGTAACAGTCCCCATTTTGGAGGAAAAGCTGTAGATTCAACCAATAGATTAGCTCGAACTTTGAGTAAAGACAAACAAGGGGGGGAAACAACAAGGCAAGAATCCCAATCTCCCAAAGTTCATGGACGAAACCAGAGGGCTGCACGGGCAATTCGTAAATCTCGGGGTGAAAGTACATCCTTCCAGGCTTCAAGGAGACCTGAGGTGAATGAGAAACAGAAACATGCCAATACCAGATCCAAGAAGGAGGTCCAATGTCCACCAGAAACAGATTTACCTTATGAAAACAAGTCCTCACCAAGTTCTCACTCTACTGATTCAGAAGAAATacctgaagaagaaaatgaagattCTAGTGTCTCCAAGTATTTTATAAGAGTTCgaaagcaagaaaaacaaTG CTCATATCCAGCAATTCCTCAATTGAGACGGAAAAGACTCCCATGGACAAGTGcagaagaagaaacattaaag AAGGGAATGCGGTTATACTGTAGCCCCTACGACAAAATTATTCCATGGAAGAAAATTCTGGAATTTGGGGCCAATGTATTCGAGCAAAGCCGTACTACGATGGACCTTAAAGATAAATGGAGGAATATGTGCAAAGGAACCCCAAAGTCAAAATAG
- the LOC105168847 gene encoding uncharacterized protein LOC105168847 isoform X2 — MDCQHSCTSPLPRIWVIETLAHSNRVDTSLLLDLLEKTPEISDEFGNNARESVSLRILESFIVQGGPANPVSSASSKKIRLNPSDRCEDVLRLILTEMPPPHPKRAGPEIMKWDLQPFIEHKRSTLAKSALQQLKDAILTGSYCFLASLKGQSGLPVRNQPEHEAQVDDGDCNGMKQRLEGCRTNDIHLLNRDLADENLVPVNRKRKATSENAGGNSCQDHILSENGCETGILSVKKYKHDRGCSEQHVGGRLTSAGIDTQVADTVCLQDHGGDRCSSRRETHVEGMALDRPPEGDNSKSTSSNGLVGTDEVLPREKQIPHSDTEPNNKSEGEQEQANDKKGATGDKEGICDSKRTTEDVDKVQNTQRNILDVGEVEDISSDSDGKNDDRTAIATNNNASPGRLCAYSHDSLETTNLRDQNLSSDTSKRDKEERCSLGKETIVEVDGRNVPPGDGYIECISSKVLVGHDEVLPQKKHAACSGTEVPNENFEPSPDPDGENAEGDKNGSHGLTTANEDMDKFEQNVLLRNDQNVDEAVEDVNISSDSDGYYDERSNIDTKKRRFLSSQCTYSQDSLATTDWRELNLCMKCNKGGKLLVCSSNSCPLVIHESCFGSDATFDTKGKFYCPFCAYSQAISKYMEVKKKVSLARKDFATFICLGSPKEKKEPSQRSCRLKQDHLEQDDDFPESNELNKGDVVEKVSNCQHRKRLEFEQAGPSEHPGNSPHFGGKAVDSTNRLARTLSKDKQGGETTRQESQSPKVHGRNQRAARAIRKSRGESTSFQASRRPEVNEKQKHANTRSKKEVQCPPETDLPYENKSSPSSHSTDSEEIPEEENEDSSVSKYFIRVRKQEKQCSYPAIPQLRRKRLPWTSAEEETLKKGMRLYCSPYDKIIPWKKILEFGANVFEQSRTTMDLKDKWRNMCKGTPKSK; from the exons ATGGATTGCCAGCATTCCTGTACATCACCTCTTCCACGGATCTGGGTCATCGAGACACTAGCACACTCTAATCGAGTAGATACATCTCTTTTACTAG ATTTGCTTGAGAAGACGCCAGAAATATCTGATGAATTTGGTAATAATGCAAGAGAATCAGTGTCCTTGAGAATTTTAGAGAGTTTCATTGTTCAAGGTGGTCCTGCGAATCCTGTATCTTCTGCctcaagtaaaaaaattagattaaatccATCTGACCGTTGTGAGGATGTCCTCCGACTAATATTAACCGAG ATGCCTCCACCCCATCCTAAACGTGCTGGACCAGAGATAATGAAGTGGGATCTTCAGCCTTTTATAGAGCATAAAAGATCTACCTTGGCTAAATCTGCTCTACAACAG CTAAAGGATGCAATTCTGACAGGAAGCTATTGTTTTCTTGCATCTTTGAAAGGACAAAGTGGTTTGCCAGTTAGAAATCAACCTGAGCATGAGGCCCAGGTGGATGATGGTGACTGCAATGGCATGAAACAGAGACTTGAAGGATGTCGTACAAATGATATTCACCTCTTGAATAGAGATTTGGCTGATGAAAACTTAGTACCAGTtaacaggaaaagaaaagcGACTAGTGAAAATGCAGGAGGAAACTCTTGTCAAGATCATATCCTGTCGGAGAATGGGTGTGAAACCGGTATATTATCCGTCAAGAAGTATAAGCATGACCGCGGTTGCAGTGAACAACATGTAGGTGGGAGATTAACATCAGCAGGTATAGATACACAAGTGGCAGATACAGTATGCCTGCAAGACCATGGAGGAGACAGATGCAGCTCCAGAAGAGAAACTCATGTTGAGGGAATGGCACTAGATAGACCTCCTGAGGGTGATAATAGTAAGAGTACTTCTTCTAATGGGCTTGTTGGTACTGATGAAGTTTTGCCTCGTGAAAAGCAGATTCCTCATTCTGACACTGAACCAAATAACAAATCTGAGGGGGAACAGGAGCAAGCCAATGACAAGAAGGGAGCAACAGGTGACAAGGAAGGCATTTGTGACTCCAAAAGAACTACCGAAGATGTGGATAAAGTGCAAAATACTCAAAGAAATATCCTCGATGTTGGTGAAGTTGAAGATATTTCTAGTGATAGTGATGGGAAGAATGATGACAGGACTGCTATTGCTACAAACAATAATGCTTCTCCAGGTCGTCTGTGTGCATACAGCCATGATTCCCTGGAAACAACCAATCTGAGAGATCAAAATCTGTCTTCAGATACAAGTAAAAGGGACAAGGAAGAAAGGTGCAGCTTAGGAAAAGAGACTATTGTAGAGGTTGATGGACGAAATGTACCTCCTGGAGATGGTTATATTGAGTGTATTTCATCAAAGGTTCTTGTTGGCCATGATGAAGTTTTGCCCCAAAAAAAGCATGCTGCTTGTAGTGGCACTGAAGTGCCAAACGAAAACTTTGAACCCAGTCCAGATCCTGATGGCGAGAATGCAGAAGGGGATAAGAACGGTTCCCATGGGCTCACAACTGCTAATGAAGACATGGATAAATTTGAGCAAAATGTTCTATTAAGAAATGACCAGAATGTCGATGAAGCTGTAGAAGATGTCAATATTTCTAGTGACAGTGATGGGTATTATGATGAGAGGTCTAATATTGATACAAAAAAGAGGAGATTTCTGAGCTCCCAGTGCACCTACAGTCAAGATTCTTTGGCAACAACTGATTGGAGAGAGCTAAATCTTTGCATGAAGTGTAATAAGGGTGGAAAATTACTGGTTTGTAGTTCTAACTCCTGCCCTTTAGTGATTCATGAGAGCTGTTTCGGTTCTGATGCAACCTTTGACACAAAGGGGAAATTCTACTGCCCTTTTTGTGCATATTCTCAAGCAATCTCAAAGTACATGGAAGTTAAGAAAAAGGTCTCCTTGGCGCGAAAGGACTTTGCAACTTTTATTTGCTTGGGGAgcccaaaagaaaagaaggaacCATCTCAGAGATCATGCAGGCTAAAGCAAGATCATTTGGAACAGGATGATGATTTTCCTGAAAGTAATGAACTTAACAAGGGAGATGTCGTAGAAAAGGTCAGTAATTGTCAACATAGGAAGAGATTGGAGTTTGAACAAGCAGGGCCTTCAGAACACCCTGGTAACAGTCCCCATTTTGGAGGAAAAGCTGTAGATTCAACCAATAGATTAGCTCGAACTTTGAGTAAAGACAAACAAGGGGGGGAAACAACAAGGCAAGAATCCCAATCTCCCAAAGTTCATGGACGAAACCAGAGGGCTGCACGGGCAATTCGTAAATCTCGGGGTGAAAGTACATCCTTCCAGGCTTCAAGGAGACCTGAGGTGAATGAGAAACAGAAACATGCCAATACCAGATCCAAGAAGGAGGTCCAATGTCCACCAGAAACAGATTTACCTTATGAAAACAAGTCCTCACCAAGTTCTCACTCTACTGATTCAGAAGAAATacctgaagaagaaaatgaagattCTAGTGTCTCCAAGTATTTTATAAGAGTTCgaaagcaagaaaaacaaTG CTCATATCCAGCAATTCCTCAATTGAGACGGAAAAGACTCCCATGGACAAGTGcagaagaagaaacattaaag AAGGGAATGCGGTTATACTGTAGCCCCTACGACAAAATTATTCCATGGAAGAAAATTCTGGAATTTGGGGCCAATGTATTCGAGCAAAGCCGTACTACGATGGACCTTAAAGATAAATGGAGGAATATGTGCAAAGGAACCCCAAAGTCAAAATAG